The window ATCGCAGTTTTAGTGGGTACTATCGGTTCATCATTAAATTCGCTTAGTACTGTTTTCACGATGGATGTTTATGTTAAGAAAATTAATCCGCAGGCCAGCAATAAACAGATTATCCGTGTAGGAAGATTAGCAGTTGTTGCAGGTTGTATTTTTGCTGTAATTGTGGTTTTGGCAATTGATAATATAAAAGGATTGAACCTTTTTGATGTTTTTCAATCCGTTTTGGGTTTTATTGCGCCGCCGCTTTCTGTTGTATTTTTACTCACGGTTTTTTGGAAAAAAACCACAAAAAAAGCAGTAAATTTTACCCTTTCCATTGGTTCAATTTTGAGTTTGGGAATCGGAATTACTTACCTATGGATTTTACCTCCAAGTGAATACACATTTTGGCCACATTATTTGATGTTGTCATTTTTCATTTTCGCTGGCTTATTAATTATTGCCATTTTAATTTCTTTATTTGATCAATCGCCAAGTGTTTATCAGGTAAATGAAGAGCATCAAGCCAATATTGAGAAGCCCGATAGAACAGTTTGGATCAGTTGGATTGCCCTCGCAATTGTAATGATTGCTTTATATATTTTCTTCAACGGACATTAATTTATTACTATGAAATTTAGAATATACATCGTTTCGGCATTATGTTTTACCTTTTTTGCCGAACAAGTTCAAGCCCAAAAAGCATCATGGATTTGGTATCCCGGAGATTTTGATATTTATATGAGCAACGTAATGCAAAATCGTAGGACGGAAAGAGGCTCATTCTTTCCGGTTTTTTGGAAAATGGATAGTCATTTTGTGTTGGTCGATTTTCATAAAGAATTTAATTTGGCACAAGCTGAGGAAGTAAAACTTTTTGTTGAGGGAACTTATAATGTAAAAATCGATGGACAAGCGATTACTGGTTTTCCGAAAAGCATTCTAATTCCAGCCGGAAAGCATAAATTGAGTTTAAAAGTTTATAATCAAGCTCACGTTCCTGCCATTTTCATTCGAGGAAAAACTATTATTTCTGATGAAACTTGGTTGTCAACTTTTGAAGATAAAGAGTGGATTGATGCCAGTGGAAAAACATCAGATAAATCCGGAACTACGTTTGTTTCCGCAGGCTCATGGAATTTAACTGATCCGATGGTTTTACCATCCCAATTTAAACTCCCAGTTGTTCCTCAGTCGGCTGTTAAAACTGAAAAAAATAACAACGGCTCTATATCCGATTTCGGAAAAGAAACTTTTGGTTTTATTAAAGTTCATGGCCTAAAAGGAAAAGGGAAATTAAGTATCTATTATGGAGAATCAAGAGAAGAAGCTTTATCAACTGATAAGTGTGAAACTTTAGATTATGTAGACATAGATTTGACTGATAAAAAAGATTCTATTATGCCACTTTCCAAAGCTTTTCGATACGTTAATAGTCAAGCAACAGGCAATGTAACGCTCGATTCTGTGTCTATGCTATATGAGTATGCGCCAGTTACAGAGCGTGGAAGTTTTAAGTCTTCTGATGCTGAGCTGAACAAAATATATGATGTTGCAAAATATACTTTCCATTTAAACACTCGCGAATTCTTTATTGATGGTATAAAACGTGATCGATGGGTTTGGAGTGGTGATGCTTATCAGAGTTATTTAATGAATTATTATTCGTTTTTTGATGCGCCAACGGTTAAGCGAACTTTGCTTGCTCAACGCGGAAAAGATCCTGTAACCGCACATATTAATACCATTATGGATTATTCATTTTATTGGTTTTTAGGTATTTACGATTACTATAAATATACAGGCGACAAAAAATTTGTTCAGGATATTTACCCTAGAATGCAATCTTTAATGACTTACATTGATGGTAGAAAAAACAAAAATGGTTTGCTTGAATGGATGCCAGGAGATTGGATTTTTATTGATTGGGCCGATAAATTAAGTAAAGATGGCGAAGTTAGTTTTGAGCAATTGTTATACGCAAGAAGTTTAGAAACCATGGCTTTGTGTGCTAAATTAGCTGGCGATACAGATGGCGTATCAAAATATGATGAACAGGCTAAATTGCTTAAAAATAAGATTTTTGAGCTTTATTGGAACCAAAATAAACATGCATTGGTACATAGTCGCGTAGATGATAAACAAACTGAAAATGTAACCCGATATGCAAATATGTTCAGTATTTTCTTCGACTATTTTACGCCTGAACAAAAATTAGAAGTGAAGAAAAATGTGCTTTTAAATGATAGTATTGCAAAAATTACCACGCCTTATATGCGTTTCTACGAGCTGGAGGCATTATGCGCCATGGGCGAACAATCATATGTATTGAAAGAAATGAAAAGTTATTGGGGTGGAATGCTTAAGCTTGGTGCCACATCTTTTTGGGAAGAATATAATCCTGATAAAAAAGGAACGGAACATTTAGCAATGTACGGTAGACCGTTTGGGAAGAGCCTCTGCCATGCCTGGGGTGCTAGTCCGATTTATTTATTAGGAAAATATTATTTAGGTGTGCAGCCAACTTCCCCAGGATATGAAACTTATACCATTGAACCAAATTTAGGTGGTTTAAATTGGATGGAAGGGAAAGTGCCGACAGCGAATGGAGACATTTCTGTTTATATTAGCAAAAATGAGGTTAGGGTAAAATCGGCTTATGGTGTTGGGAAATTGAAGTTAAAGAGTAAATCAAAGCCTATCGCTAAAGGTGCTGAAATCAGAGAAATTTCAAAAGGTTTATTTGAAGTTACTATCGAAAAAGGGAAGGATTATAGCGTGAAGTATAACCCCCCAGCCCCCTAAAGGGGGAGTTGAAAGCCTGGTAGTATTGGCTTTTCTAATTCTCATTTTTGTAGTCGAAATACTTTTAAAAAACAGCAACCTTGAATATTTTGCTATGTTGAGGCACAGCCTGTCCCAACTTATGGAAAAGCGTCTGCAAGCGATGAAACAGATTCTTCGTACTTACAAATAACAACAATTGTAACGCATTGATATTTTAACTTATAAAAAGCCACACACGAACGGTCGTCATCCTGAACTTGTTTCAGGATCTGATTAGCATGAATGACAAGCATGAAAGATGCTGAACTGAATTCAGCATGACGATCGTAAAAACAATAGATTCCTGAACAATTAAAATCTATAACGATAGAAAGTCAAAATCCCCGTTGGGGATATAGGGGATTTAAACCCCAATCCGCTGCTCAATCTTCTTAACACATTTATAAGCCTCCTCCAATATCACATCGTTTTCTATGTTTTTATCCATATTTAGTGCATTCAACATGGAGATTGTTAAACAAGCAATGATGCCATTATTACTGTTAATGCCAATAGGAACTGATATATCCGTAACACCCGAAACCGATTCGCTATTTTTAAGGTAAGCACCAGTGTGTTGAATATCCTGCAAAGACGATAAAAATTCTTCTTGCTGAGCCTTCGAATATTTCTTGAAAATTGCATTTCCTCTAAGGGTAGTATTTTGCTCAGATTCTGACATATAAGCTAATAAAACCTTTCCAGATGCAGTTAAAGGCAATGGAAATAAATTTCCTTCTTCAATAGAAAGCGCAATTGGGCCAGGGCTTTTAGCATGAATAATCACCATTACCTGGTTCATATATAGAATGCTGAGGTGGCAAGATTGACGAAGCGAATTCGCAAGTTCTTCAAGCGGAAACTGTGCTGCTTTACGTAACTCATCAATTGGAGAATGCCGATGTGATAGGTAAAATAATTTCAATGAAAGCCTGTATTTTCCCGAAACTTCATCTCTGATAATATAGCCTCGGCCTTCTAAACTCATCAACATTCTATAGATTTCGTTAGGCGTTTTCTCAATGCCAATGGCTATTTCGGTTTGTGAGAGGGGAATAGACTGAGAAGATAAATATTCCAATATATCAAGGCCTTTATCTAAAGCTGGAGCCTGATACTTTAATTCTTTTTCTTTCATTTGGTTAGATAGATGGTGTATCGGTTTTTTTACAAGATCAAAAGTACAAAATGCGTCTTTAATTACCGTGAGAAGATCTTATATAAATTAAACACTAATATATGTTTTCATATTTAAAAAAAACATTTATATTTGAATTAAGGCAATTTCTTTAAAACATCAATTAAGGAATTTGATATTGTAACCATTTATAAACCAAAATTGTTGTGTCGTTTAATCAACGATGCAATTTGCTGAAAAGCAATTCTACAAAAAATGAGTAAAATTATAACTTTCATCTGGCTTTCCCTGCTAAGCTTTACGCTTTTTGGACAAGATATAAAGGTGGCTCATTTGATTTGTGAATATAAGGATAATCCAATTGGTATAGATCTGATGGCGCCAAATTTAAGTTGGAAACTCACGTCAACCAAGCGCAATGTGATGCAAACTGCTTATCAAATTTTGGTGTCGAATAATTTAGCTGATTTAGACAAAAATGTTGGCAAAATTTGGGATACAAAAAAAGTAAAATCCATTCAATCTATTCAAATAAAATATAGCGGATCAACACTTTTATCAACCAAAACATATTATTGGAAAGTTCGTGTTTGGGATAATTTAGGAAATGAATCTGTCTGGAGTAAAGCCGCTTTCTGGCAAATGGGCTTATTAAATGTTACAGATTGGAAAGGTGCAAAATGGATTGCTTACGAGAAACTAGCGGATTCAAATGTAAATATTTTGCCTACGGATGGTAAAAAGGATAAATACAATGGCAATAACATTTTGCCGATGTTTCGAAAGGAATTTTCAGCGGGGAAACCTATAAAAAAAGCGACTGCATTCATTTCTGGTTTGGGTCATTTTGAAATGACTTTGAATGGAGAAAAAGTTGGCGATGATTTTCTAGCGCCAGGCTGGACAAAATATGATAAAGAGGCTTTATATGTAAGTTACGATTTAACTAAACAGCTAAAGAAAGGGAAAAACGCCATTGGTGTAATGCTTGGAAATGGGTTTTACTACATTCCGCCAGTTAAAGAGCGCTATAAAAAATTAAAGGTTGCTTTTGGTTATCCAAAAATGATTTGCCGTTTATTGATTGAATTTACTGATGGAACTTCAGCGAACATTATCAGCAACCAAAGTTGGAAAACAGCTCCATCGCCAATCACTTTTTCTAGTATTTATGGTGGCGAAGATTATAATGCAAATCTTGAACAAAAGGCCTGGAACTTGCCGGGTTTTAAAGATATTAAGTGGAAAACTCCAATTTTAGTTGATGGCCCAAAACTGAATGCGCAGAAAGAAGAACCTGTAAAAATTTTCGAAAATTTTTCTGCTCAGACGATTACCGCTGTTCCAAATAACGAATGGGTTTATGATTTAGGACAAAATTCTTCGGCAATAATAGAGTTAAAAGTTCAAGGCAAAAAAGGCGATACCATCCGCATTACGCCCGCAGAATTATTGAAAGCGGATGGATCGGTAACGCAAAAAAACATTGGTGGCCCATCTTACTTCACTTATATTTTAAAAGGTGAAGGACTAGAAACCTGGCGACCTCAGTTTTTTTATACCGGATTTCGTTATCTACAAGTTAAAGGTGGTGTTCCGGCAGGAAAAGAAAACCCTTTGGATAAAGCCATAATAGAAAATTTAAAAAGCTTGCATATTAGGAATGCCGCTGAACAGGTTGGTCATTTTTCGTCGTCAAATGAACTATTTAATAAAACTTTTAGTCTGATAGATTGGGCAATCAAAAGCAACATGGTAAGCGTTTTTACCGATTGTCCGCACCGTGAAAAATTAGGCTGGTTAGAGGAATTACATTTAATGGGTAGTTCGGTTAGGTATAATTATGATGCGGCACCGTTGTTTAAAAAGTCTTTGCAGGATATGAAAAACTCGCAGTTGGCAAGTGGATTAATTCCGGAGATTGCACCCGAATACGTGAAATTTGAATGGGGTGGCGATATGTTTCGAGATTCACCAGAATGGGGTAGTAGTGGGATTTTAATGCCTTGGTATTTGTATCAATGGTATGGCGACAAACAGTCCATCATCGATTATTACCCTATGATGCAACGCTACATAAATTATCTTGGTAAAAAAGCAGATCAACACATTTTATCACAGGGTTTAGGTGATTGGTATGATTTAGGACCAAAACCGCCAGGCGTTTCACAATTGACACCAATGGGCGTAACCGGAACAGCAATTTATCACTATGACTTAAAAATATTAGAGAAAATGGCAACGCTTCTGGGTAAGAAAGCCGATGCTTTAGCTTACGGGAAACTTGCAGCTAACGTTCGAAAAGCTTTTAATAGCAAGTTTTTTGATTCCAAAACTAAACAGTATGGAACGGGTTCTCAGGCTGCAAATGCAATGGCTATTTATATGGGTTTAGTTGAAGAAAAAGATAAAAATGCCGTTATCGAAAACTTAGTTGAAGACATTAGGAGCAGAAAAAATAGCTTAACTGCTGGAGATATTGGCTACCGTTATGTGTTACGAGTGTTGGAAGATGCAGGCAGATCTGACGTGATTTTTGATATGAATAGCCGTTCAGATGTTCCTGGCTACGGAATGCAAATTGCAAAAGGTG is drawn from Pedobacter mucosus and contains these coding sequences:
- a CDS encoding family 78 glycoside hydrolase catalytic domain → MSKIITFIWLSLLSFTLFGQDIKVAHLICEYKDNPIGIDLMAPNLSWKLTSTKRNVMQTAYQILVSNNLADLDKNVGKIWDTKKVKSIQSIQIKYSGSTLLSTKTYYWKVRVWDNLGNESVWSKAAFWQMGLLNVTDWKGAKWIAYEKLADSNVNILPTDGKKDKYNGNNILPMFRKEFSAGKPIKKATAFISGLGHFEMTLNGEKVGDDFLAPGWTKYDKEALYVSYDLTKQLKKGKNAIGVMLGNGFYYIPPVKERYKKLKVAFGYPKMICRLLIEFTDGTSANIISNQSWKTAPSPITFSSIYGGEDYNANLEQKAWNLPGFKDIKWKTPILVDGPKLNAQKEEPVKIFENFSAQTITAVPNNEWVYDLGQNSSAIIELKVQGKKGDTIRITPAELLKADGSVTQKNIGGPSYFTYILKGEGLETWRPQFFYTGFRYLQVKGGVPAGKENPLDKAIIENLKSLHIRNAAEQVGHFSSSNELFNKTFSLIDWAIKSNMVSVFTDCPHREKLGWLEELHLMGSSVRYNYDAAPLFKKSLQDMKNSQLASGLIPEIAPEYVKFEWGGDMFRDSPEWGSSGILMPWYLYQWYGDKQSIIDYYPMMQRYINYLGKKADQHILSQGLGDWYDLGPKPPGVSQLTPMGVTGTAIYHYDLKILEKMATLLGKKADALAYGKLAANVRKAFNSKFFDSKTKQYGTGSQAANAMAIYMGLVEEKDKNAVIENLVEDIRSRKNSLTAGDIGYRYVLRVLEDAGRSDVIFDMNSRSDVPGYGMQIAKGATALTESWAALPTVSNNHFMLGHLMEWFYSGVGGIRQAENSIAFNNIRIEPEVVGDLTSANVSYNSPYGVISTKWTKTDKVFILEVNIPVNTKAAIYFPGKLKQTITDEINPRINALRFENGKATVNVGSGHYKFKCTND
- a CDS encoding IclR family transcriptional regulator, yielding MKEKELKYQAPALDKGLDILEYLSSQSIPLSQTEIAIGIEKTPNEIYRMLMSLEGRGYIIRDEVSGKYRLSLKLFYLSHRHSPIDELRKAAQFPLEELANSLRQSCHLSILYMNQVMVIIHAKSPGPIALSIEEGNLFPLPLTASGKVLLAYMSESEQNTTLRGNAIFKKYSKAQQEEFLSSLQDIQHTGAYLKNSESVSGVTDISVPIGINSNNGIIACLTISMLNALNMDKNIENDVILEEAYKCVKKIEQRIGV
- a CDS encoding amylo-alpha-1,6-glucosidase, with product MKFRIYIVSALCFTFFAEQVQAQKASWIWYPGDFDIYMSNVMQNRRTERGSFFPVFWKMDSHFVLVDFHKEFNLAQAEEVKLFVEGTYNVKIDGQAITGFPKSILIPAGKHKLSLKVYNQAHVPAIFIRGKTIISDETWLSTFEDKEWIDASGKTSDKSGTTFVSAGSWNLTDPMVLPSQFKLPVVPQSAVKTEKNNNGSISDFGKETFGFIKVHGLKGKGKLSIYYGESREEALSTDKCETLDYVDIDLTDKKDSIMPLSKAFRYVNSQATGNVTLDSVSMLYEYAPVTERGSFKSSDAELNKIYDVAKYTFHLNTREFFIDGIKRDRWVWSGDAYQSYLMNYYSFFDAPTVKRTLLAQRGKDPVTAHINTIMDYSFYWFLGIYDYYKYTGDKKFVQDIYPRMQSLMTYIDGRKNKNGLLEWMPGDWIFIDWADKLSKDGEVSFEQLLYARSLETMALCAKLAGDTDGVSKYDEQAKLLKNKIFELYWNQNKHALVHSRVDDKQTENVTRYANMFSIFFDYFTPEQKLEVKKNVLLNDSIAKITTPYMRFYELEALCAMGEQSYVLKEMKSYWGGMLKLGATSFWEEYNPDKKGTEHLAMYGRPFGKSLCHAWGASPIYLLGKYYLGVQPTSPGYETYTIEPNLGGLNWMEGKVPTANGDISVYISKNEVRVKSAYGVGKLKLKSKSKPIAKGAEIREISKGLFEVTIEKGKDYSVKYNPPAP